From one Paenibacillus sp. FSL K6-1330 genomic stretch:
- a CDS encoding effector binding domain-containing protein has protein sequence MAIDQRNEAAVTSKEAFQAIGLKWEGTFAEAGAGGIRAVHRTLQERLAEIPHVLHTDTLLGLSYHAAPGGDGFIHYAVVEVERIDEVPDGMVMISVPALTYATCAHRKEQSIDQSYNNIYAWIKEQGYSEYNPDHLTHFEKYPMSQDPYADDPEFIIMIPVQI, from the coding sequence ATGGCTATCGATCAACGAAACGAAGCAGCGGTTACGAGTAAGGAAGCTTTTCAGGCGATAGGATTGAAGTGGGAAGGCACATTTGCCGAGGCGGGTGCAGGCGGGATACGTGCGGTGCATCGAACGCTGCAGGAGCGGCTCGCGGAGATCCCCCATGTCTTACATACCGACACGTTGCTGGGGCTATCTTACCACGCAGCTCCCGGCGGTGACGGATTTATCCATTATGCGGTCGTGGAAGTGGAACGGATCGACGAAGTTCCGGACGGGATGGTTATGATATCCGTTCCCGCTTTAACCTATGCCACTTGTGCTCATCGGAAAGAGCAGAGCATCGATCAGTCCTATAACAATATCTATGCCTGGATCAAAGAACAAGGTTACTCGGAATATAACCCGGATCATTTAACGCATTTCGAAAAATATCCGATGAGTCAGGATCCTTATGCGGATGACCCCGAATTTATCATCATGATTCCCGTTCAGATTTGA
- a CDS encoding iron ABC transporter permease — protein MNKKTAKSIYRPKTAAVVILLGLSLLAVAMASSIIYGASNIKLSTIWEAFVRFDAHSTSHQIIQRLRMPRALAAALIGGSLAVSGAIMQGMTRNALASPSIMGVTAGATFMMSIGFAFMESPSNTVLMLLSFAGAGLGAGLVLLIGSLSKRGLTPVKLALAGSAVTALLSSISSAIAIRFNVAKDISFWYAGGVSGVQWVNVQLLIPVAIVGLLIALALSRSITVMSLGEEVATGLGQKTGVVKFLGTLVVLLLTGAAVAVGGTIGFVGLVIPHIVRFIVGPDYRLIIPCSAVMGALLLVFADVGARMINPPFETPVGAITAVIGVPFFLYLARREGRGL, from the coding sequence ATGAACAAAAAAACCGCAAAATCCATTTATCGCCCCAAGACGGCCGCGGTCGTCATTCTGTTGGGGCTTAGCCTCCTGGCTGTCGCTATGGCATCCTCGATTATCTATGGTGCGTCGAATATTAAATTGTCCACCATATGGGAGGCGTTTGTTCGATTCGATGCCCATTCCACCTCGCACCAGATTATCCAGAGACTGCGCATGCCGAGGGCCTTGGCAGCTGCGCTGATCGGCGGTTCCTTGGCTGTTTCCGGAGCCATCATGCAGGGCATGACAAGAAACGCGCTCGCTTCCCCTTCCATTATGGGAGTCACCGCAGGTGCCACTTTCATGATGTCGATTGGGTTTGCCTTTATGGAGTCGCCGTCCAACACCGTGCTCATGCTGCTATCTTTTGCCGGTGCGGGCCTTGGGGCAGGACTCGTGCTTCTCATCGGCTCGTTATCCAAACGGGGCCTGACGCCCGTCAAGCTGGCGCTGGCCGGATCTGCCGTAACCGCGCTCCTCAGCTCGATTTCCTCAGCCATTGCCATCCGCTTTAACGTTGCCAAGGATATCAGCTTCTGGTATGCCGGAGGCGTGTCGGGCGTGCAATGGGTAAACGTGCAGCTCCTGATCCCCGTCGCGATTGTCGGGCTGCTGATTGCGCTGGCGCTCAGCAGATCCATTACCGTCATGAGCCTGGGCGAAGAGGTCGCTACCGGGCTTGGCCAAAAAACGGGAGTCGTGAAGTTCCTGGGCACACTCGTTGTGCTGCTGCTCACGGGCGCAGCGGTAGCTGTGGGCGGAACGATCGGATTCGTGGGGCTTGTCATCCCGCATATCGTTCGCTTCATCGTAGGTCCCGACTATCGACTGATCATCCCTTGCTCCGCTGTCATGGGAGCACTTTTGCTGGTGTTTGCCGATGTGGGGGCGCGGATGATCAACCCTCCGTTCGAGACGCCTGTCGGTGCGATTACGGCGGTCATCGGCGTTCCCTTCTTCCTCTATCTTGCACGACGCGAAGGGAGGGGACTGTAA
- a CDS encoding LysR family transcriptional regulator, translated as MNLEQLEYIVETAKAGSLTKAAQNCNVTLSAVSQAVSSLEAEFGFSLFTRSRLGAVPTAEGQRILQKAYAILEQFQELKSEAEGYSNLLSGSLRIATVPVPLTLSIDAIIQFKKDFPQIKLEITEKATLDIIEDIKQNHADIGLIFVDDSIIHQHRGLHFGKLLESKFVVGVSRQSPLAMRQSITPEELRKYPLVLYKDDSLFKLMDVFEEQYGEMDLLFSTNQTRVIQKVVEENVAVTVGVDLSFSSFTPIPSGNIVTLELEMPPGHAASSFGWVQPGTHHLSKPASIFLDKLKHQIG; from the coding sequence ATGAATCTTGAACAACTGGAATATATCGTGGAGACGGCCAAGGCAGGATCATTAACCAAAGCAGCCCAGAATTGCAACGTTACCCTTTCCGCCGTCAGCCAAGCGGTGTCCAGCCTAGAAGCCGAGTTCGGTTTCTCCTTGTTTACCCGATCAAGGCTTGGTGCCGTACCCACAGCCGAGGGCCAGCGAATTCTCCAGAAAGCCTACGCCATTTTGGAACAATTTCAGGAGCTGAAATCGGAGGCCGAAGGATATTCCAACCTGCTGAGCGGATCTTTGCGGATTGCTACCGTTCCGGTACCCTTAACGCTGTCCATCGATGCCATTATTCAGTTCAAAAAAGACTTTCCCCAAATCAAACTCGAAATCACGGAAAAAGCGACTCTTGATATTATTGAGGATATCAAACAAAATCATGCGGATATCGGTTTGATTTTTGTCGATGATTCCATCATTCATCAACACCGCGGCCTCCATTTCGGCAAGCTGCTGGAGAGCAAATTCGTGGTCGGAGTCAGCCGTCAATCTCCACTCGCCATGCGGCAATCGATCACGCCGGAAGAACTGCGTAAGTACCCCTTGGTTCTCTACAAGGATGACAGTCTATTCAAACTGATGGATGTATTCGAGGAGCAGTACGGGGAAATGGATCTGCTCTTCTCAACCAACCAGACGAGGGTCATACAGAAGGTCGTCGAAGAGAATGTAGCGGTCACGGTGGGGGTCGATTTGTCCTTCTCCAGCTTCACTCCCATACCTTCGGGAAACATCGTAACGCTGGAGCTGGAGATGCCCCCGGGCCACGCTGCCTCCTCATTCGGGTGGGTACAGCCCGGAACGCACCATCTGTCGAAGCCGGCATCGATCTTCCTGGACAAGCTGAAACATCAGATTGGGTAA
- a CDS encoding AraC family transcriptional regulator: MDWVQRMNEAIGYIEGHITEEIDYAEAAQIACCSVYHFQRMFPFITDVSLSEYIRRRRLTLAAYELQNSEIKVIDLALKYGYDSPEAFARAFQNMHGTTPTAARQTGTKLKAYPRISFQFSMRGAAEMNYRIEEIKAFSVVGFKEQVNTQRAYEDVPRLWMEAQEKGIFEKLWNYREQDHSIRGILGVCADGDYGRNEHFDYIMSVVSKDTPQEPMIQRHFPAATWAVFELEGDPSGIAEMWKRLYTEWIPSHTYDLAPLPAIECYLPPDEYKNELWIPVVRKA; this comes from the coding sequence ATGGATTGGGTCCAGCGGATGAATGAGGCCATAGGCTATATAGAAGGACACATAACCGAGGAGATCGATTACGCTGAAGCTGCTCAGATCGCATGCTGCTCCGTGTACCATTTTCAACGCATGTTTCCGTTCATTACGGATGTTTCGCTGTCTGAATACATACGGAGACGCCGGCTGACACTGGCCGCCTACGAGCTGCAAAACAGCGAAATCAAAGTAATCGACCTTGCCCTTAAATATGGTTATGATTCCCCGGAGGCGTTCGCGCGTGCATTCCAGAACATGCATGGCACAACGCCGACGGCCGCACGCCAGACCGGCACCAAACTGAAGGCTTATCCCCGCATCTCCTTTCAATTCTCAATGCGAGGGGCTGCCGAAATGAATTACAGAATCGAAGAAATAAAGGCGTTTTCCGTTGTCGGTTTCAAGGAGCAAGTAAACACACAACGTGCCTATGAAGACGTTCCCCGCCTCTGGATGGAGGCTCAGGAGAAGGGCATTTTCGAGAAGCTATGGAACTATCGTGAGCAAGACCACTCGATCCGGGGCATACTGGGTGTCTGTGCAGACGGTGACTACGGGAGGAATGAGCATTTTGACTACATCATGTCCGTCGTATCCAAGGATACGCCTCAGGAACCGATGATACAGCGGCATTTCCCTGCCGCCACTTGGGCCGTATTCGAGCTGGAAGGAGATCCGAGCGGCATTGCGGAGATGTGGAAGCGTCTTTATACGGAGTGGATACCATCCCATACTTATGATCTCGCGCCGCTGCCTGCCATCGAATGCTATCTTCCTCCGGACGAGTATAAGAACGAGTTATGGATTCCTGTAGTTAGAAAGGCATAG
- a CDS encoding VOC family protein, whose translation MKKSLLYGVGIFVPVSDLKRSTAWYTDMLGFEVIHTDEPNAVVMRMNDEKVSFCLVRSYEVKQPVFPRNDYGVGQYFNLHTTNVSEIHQRLVAKGADVTEIEDFGGFRGFSLTDPDGNRCGVTE comes from the coding sequence TTGAAAAAATCCCTATTGTACGGCGTTGGCATTTTTGTACCGGTCAGTGATCTGAAGCGTTCGACGGCCTGGTATACGGATATGCTCGGGTTTGAAGTGATCCACACGGATGAACCGAATGCGGTGGTCATGCGAATGAACGATGAGAAGGTATCCTTCTGCCTCGTGCGGTCCTATGAGGTGAAGCAGCCGGTTTTTCCCAGGAATGATTATGGCGTGGGGCAATATTTCAACCTGCATACCACGAATGTGAGTGAAATTCATCAACGATTGGTTGCCAAGGGAGCCGACGTGACTGAAATTGAGGATTTTGGCGGGTTCAGAGGCTTTTCCCTGACGGATCCAGACGGCAACCGCTGTGGGGTCACGGAGTAA
- a CDS encoding exodeoxyribonuclease III, giving the protein MKLVSWNVNGLRACVTKGFMDYFQQVDADIFCVQETKLQAGQIELDLGPEYQQYWNYAEKKGYSGTAIFTKIAPLSVRYGLEEDSEPEGRVITLEFEDFYLVNVYTPNAKRDLSRLDYRLEWEERFRAYLLQLDERKPVIACGDLNVAHQEIDLKNAKSNHGNSGFTLEERGKMTDLLSAGFIDSFRYFYPDRTDVYSWWSYMAKVRERNIGWRIDYFLTSARLTEKLKDAEIDCHVMGSDHCPVSLTLSESLR; this is encoded by the coding sequence ATGAAGCTAGTGTCATGGAACGTCAACGGATTGCGGGCCTGTGTCACGAAGGGCTTTATGGATTATTTTCAGCAGGTGGATGCCGATATATTTTGCGTGCAGGAAACGAAACTGCAAGCAGGGCAGATCGAGCTCGATTTAGGGCCGGAATATCAACAATATTGGAACTATGCAGAGAAAAAGGGATATTCGGGAACGGCGATATTTACGAAAATCGCACCACTGTCCGTACGCTATGGTCTGGAGGAGGACAGCGAGCCGGAGGGCAGAGTGATCACGCTGGAGTTTGAGGACTTCTATCTTGTGAACGTATATACGCCGAATGCGAAGCGTGACCTGAGCAGGCTGGATTATCGGCTGGAGTGGGAGGAACGGTTCCGTGCTTACTTGCTTCAGCTTGACGAACGCAAACCCGTGATCGCATGCGGCGACTTGAATGTGGCGCATCAGGAAATCGACCTGAAAAATGCCAAGTCCAATCATGGCAACTCCGGCTTCACGCTGGAAGAACGGGGTAAAATGACCGACCTGCTGTCAGCCGGCTTTATCGATTCCTTCCGTTATTTCTACCCGGATCGCACGGATGTATACAGCTGGTGGTCGTATATGGCCAAGGTAAGGGAGCGGAATATCGGCTGGCGCATCGATTATTTTTTGACGTCTGCCCGTTTAACCGAGAAACTGAAGGATGCCGAGATCGACTGCCATGTGATGGGAAGCGATCATTGCCCGGTGAGTTTGACGCTTAGCGAGTCACTACGTTAA
- a CDS encoding RNA polymerase sigma factor: protein MPKYMPDLSNVQAKLHRYCMRISGDPWEAEDLFQDVMIKVMRAVETDPGKYLSNAYLYRIASNAWKDRLKKDKPGLRVSEDALGDRAAEDDGLSTRELLETLADRLSPRAMVILLLMDVFDFTARETADFLFMSEGTVQVSLGRARTRLKKLHRIQQTGVEPKPQERARAGTAAGLDMDALVEAFRKRDPKAICTSYLQLTRLRIRISKLSRVGGALAFYMEDPDGNAWKLTE, encoded by the coding sequence ATGCCGAAGTATATGCCGGACTTATCCAATGTGCAGGCGAAGCTGCACCGATACTGTATGCGAATCTCAGGGGATCCATGGGAAGCGGAGGATCTGTTTCAGGATGTCATGATAAAGGTGATGCGAGCCGTTGAAACCGATCCTGGAAAATATCTGTCCAATGCCTACTTATATCGCATCGCAAGCAACGCGTGGAAGGACCGACTGAAGAAGGATAAGCCCGGATTGAGGGTTTCCGAGGATGCGTTAGGAGATAGGGCGGCCGAGGATGACGGCTTATCCACCAGGGAGCTTCTGGAGACATTAGCGGATCGGTTATCCCCACGGGCGATGGTTATTTTGCTGCTGATGGATGTTTTTGATTTCACGGCCAGGGAGACGGCTGATTTTCTCTTCATGTCGGAAGGGACGGTTCAGGTGTCGCTCGGACGTGCGCGAACCAGGCTGAAGAAGCTGCATCGCATACAGCAAACAGGCGTGGAACCTAAACCGCAAGAGAGAGCCCGGGCAGGCACAGCCGCAGGACTGGATATGGATGCGCTTGTGGAGGCTTTTCGGAAAAGGGATCCCAAAGCCATTTGTACCTCGTATCTCCAATTGACGAGGCTGCGAATAAGAATAAGCAAATTGAGCCGGGTTGGCGGAGCCCTTGCATTTTATATGGAAGATCCGGATGGTAATGCGTGGAAACTTACAGAATAA
- a CDS encoding iron ABC transporter permease: MNTTRKVMSVSMILLLAILAVFLVSLNMGTMKIPLAEVIKAFNGTGSEQNYTVLMHFRLPRMVIAILIGAGIAVSGAILQSVSRNALADPGILGINSGAGLAVVLYIFYFQGSSFSSGIWSVYIMPFAALFGAFLAAFLIYSIAWKQGVTPIRLVLVGIGINAAFGALIIVFQLMMDPNNFMQATIWLSGSIWGASWEYVYAILPWILLLVPWAVYKSQNLNVLNLGDHTAAGLGVMVERERRTLLFISVALAGACVAVGGGIAFLGLVAPHLARKLVGPRHQGMLPVSALLGSLVLLVADMIGKNLMAPSEIPVGLVVSCLGAPYFIYLLIKD; this comes from the coding sequence ATGAATACAACAAGAAAAGTGATGTCCGTGTCGATGATCCTGCTGCTGGCCATATTAGCCGTGTTTCTGGTCAGCCTGAATATGGGAACGATGAAAATCCCGCTCGCTGAGGTCATCAAAGCGTTCAACGGAACAGGATCTGAGCAGAATTATACCGTTCTAATGCACTTTCGTTTACCCCGCATGGTCATTGCCATTCTGATCGGTGCGGGAATCGCCGTCTCCGGCGCTATTCTGCAGAGTGTTTCGCGGAACGCGTTGGCAGATCCGGGCATTCTCGGCATTAATTCCGGAGCAGGACTGGCTGTCGTGCTGTATATCTTTTATTTTCAAGGCAGCTCGTTCAGTTCCGGCATATGGTCCGTCTATATCATGCCTTTTGCCGCGCTATTCGGGGCATTTCTCGCTGCCTTTCTCATATATTCAATAGCCTGGAAGCAAGGCGTGACGCCGATTCGGCTTGTTTTAGTGGGGATTGGCATCAACGCGGCCTTCGGAGCGCTTATTATCGTGTTTCAGCTCATGATGGACCCCAACAATTTCATGCAGGCTACCATCTGGTTGTCCGGAAGCATCTGGGGAGCAAGCTGGGAGTATGTCTATGCGATCCTTCCGTGGATCCTTCTGCTGGTTCCCTGGGCGGTATATAAATCGCAAAATTTGAATGTGCTCAACCTGGGAGACCATACGGCAGCTGGGCTTGGGGTTATGGTGGAGCGCGAGCGAAGAACGCTCCTGTTCATCTCCGTTGCCCTGGCAGGTGCCTGCGTGGCCGTTGGCGGCGGCATCGCGTTTCTTGGACTGGTTGCTCCGCATCTGGCGCGTAAGCTGGTGGGTCCCCGTCATCAGGGAATGCTGCCTGTCTCTGCGCTTCTTGGCTCTCTGGTGCTGCTTGTTGCCGATATGATCGGCAAGAACCTGATGGCCCCTTCCGAGATCCCTGTTGGATTGGTCGTTTCCTGTCTTGGAGCGCCCTACTTTATTTATTTGTTGATCAAGGATTAA
- a CDS encoding SDR family oxidoreductase: MSEQRVAVITGGASGIGRQVSLKFARKGDRVVVADYNEAAGQETVNMIKKEGGEATFVQVDVSKQESVEALVDKAVELYGRIDVMHNNAGIGGAGPVLEQNMDLYHRTINVNQHGVAYGIIAAGRKMKELGIKGVIINTASVFGFLASPGTFAYHATKGAVIMMSKSAALELAPYGIRVVAVAPGAVDTPIIQGYKDSGMLDSMRAKVMGGELTQPEVVADTVYLVSLDEAAAITGSVVMADQGYASFK, encoded by the coding sequence ATGTCAGAACAACGTGTAGCGGTAATTACCGGTGGAGCGAGCGGAATCGGTCGTCAGGTCTCCCTTAAATTTGCAAGAAAAGGCGATCGCGTCGTCGTAGCCGATTATAATGAGGCTGCCGGTCAAGAGACGGTGAACATGATTAAAAAAGAAGGCGGCGAAGCCACTTTCGTTCAAGTCGATGTTTCCAAACAAGAAAGCGTCGAGGCCCTTGTGGATAAAGCGGTTGAGCTTTATGGCCGCATCGATGTCATGCACAACAATGCGGGGATTGGCGGCGCTGGACCGGTTCTCGAGCAAAATATGGATCTCTACCATCGCACCATTAACGTGAATCAGCACGGGGTTGCCTACGGTATTATAGCGGCAGGCCGAAAGATGAAAGAGCTTGGCATTAAAGGCGTAATCATTAATACAGCATCCGTATTCGGATTCCTGGCTTCACCCGGAACGTTTGCTTATCACGCTACAAAAGGCGCCGTCATCATGATGAGCAAATCCGCTGCGCTTGAACTGGCACCATACGGCATTCGTGTCGTTGCCGTTGCTCCTGGAGCAGTTGATACACCGATTATCCAAGGCTATAAAGATTCAGGAATGCTGGATTCCATGAGAGCCAAAGTCATGGGCGGAGAATTAACACAGCCTGAAGTTGTAGCGGATACCGTGTATCTCGTGTCTCTGGATGAAGCTGCTGCGATTACAGGCAGCGTGGTCATGGCTGACCAAGGCTATGCTTCATTCAAATAA
- the fabV gene encoding enoyl-ACP reductase FabV — MIIKPRTRGFICTTSHPVGCEAQVQEQIDYVLKQPGIEGPRNVLVIGASTGYGLSARIAAAFGSRANTVGVYRPSQATEKRTASAGWYNSVAFEKAAEAAGLKSFSVTGDAFTQETKAKTVELIRQELGQVDLVVYSVASARRTLPETGETVNSVLKPIGPAYTNKTVNFHTGEVTEVTIEPATEEEVKNTVEVMGGDDWELWMNELAEGGVLAPNVTTIAFSYIGSEITKAIYRDGSIGQAKDHLEATALKLNERLAAGGGRAYVTVSKALVTQSSSAIPVVPLYVSALYKVMKEKGLHEGCIEQIYRLFSDRLYNGQETPVDEKGRIRIDDWELREDVQAEVAELWSKVTSENIEELTDLAGYRREFFQLFGFETDGVDYDADVNPVVDNPKAI; from the coding sequence ATGATCATTAAACCTAGAACACGCGGATTTATTTGCACAACGTCCCATCCTGTAGGCTGCGAAGCCCAGGTGCAGGAGCAGATTGATTATGTGTTGAAACAGCCTGGCATCGAGGGGCCGCGCAATGTGCTGGTCATCGGCGCTTCAACGGGCTACGGCTTGTCCGCCAGAATTGCTGCCGCATTCGGCTCCCGGGCGAATACTGTAGGTGTGTATCGTCCCAGCCAGGCAACCGAGAAGCGGACCGCTTCGGCGGGCTGGTACAATTCGGTCGCTTTCGAGAAGGCAGCGGAGGCCGCAGGCTTAAAATCGTTCAGTGTGACGGGAGATGCTTTCACGCAAGAGACCAAAGCCAAGACGGTTGAGCTTATCCGCCAAGAGCTGGGCCAGGTTGATCTTGTGGTGTACAGTGTTGCCTCGGCGCGCCGTACGCTGCCTGAGACGGGCGAGACGGTCAACTCCGTATTGAAGCCGATCGGACCAGCCTATACCAACAAGACGGTAAACTTCCATACAGGTGAAGTGACGGAGGTAACGATTGAGCCGGCCACGGAAGAGGAAGTGAAGAACACCGTTGAGGTGATGGGCGGTGACGATTGGGAATTATGGATGAATGAGCTGGCGGAAGGCGGCGTATTGGCTCCTAATGTGACCACGATTGCGTTCTCCTATATCGGCTCTGAGATTACCAAAGCTATTTATCGGGACGGATCCATTGGACAAGCCAAGGATCATCTGGAGGCCACCGCGCTGAAATTGAATGAGAGGCTCGCTGCCGGAGGCGGACGGGCTTATGTAACGGTCAGCAAAGCGTTAGTGACCCAATCCAGCTCGGCGATCCCGGTCGTTCCGCTGTACGTATCGGCGCTGTACAAAGTCATGAAGGAGAAAGGGCTGCACGAGGGCTGCATCGAGCAGATCTATCGTCTGTTCTCCGATCGTCTCTATAACGGGCAGGAAACGCCAGTCGATGAGAAGGGGCGTATCCGCATCGACGATTGGGAGCTTCGTGAGGATGTGCAGGCCGAAGTGGCCGAATTGTGGAGCAAGGTTACGAGCGAAAATATTGAAGAATTGACGGACCTTGCCGGTTACCGCCGCGAGTTCTTCCAGCTGTTCGGCTTTGAAACCGACGGCGTGGATTATGATGCGGATGTGAATCCTGTAGTTGATAATCCGAAAGCCATTTAA
- a CDS encoding iron-hydroxamate ABC transporter substrate-binding protein, with product MNRFKKKIWIIAGLLAAFTLLAACGNSKEAAGNEPTEAQAPSDQNNSTEAKPDEGSTEAKTERTLTDAMGHEVKIPAEPKRVIASYLEDNLVALGITPIAQWSVKGGSVQDYLQDSLKDVPTIEHDLPFEAVASFQPDLLIMDSASMVEGNKYSQYEKIAPTYVIGNEVNNDWREELKKVGEIFGMEEEAQAALDKYEQKAKDAKEKIQQSIGGESAAAIWLVGGKLFVVSETLSSGAVMYGDLGLTVPSVVKEISASATGNWSSISLEKLAELDADHLFFINSDGEGAEVLQDPLWANIPAVKNGNIYEYGKDTSWLYTGTIANSQIIDNVLESLVK from the coding sequence ATGAATCGATTCAAGAAAAAAATATGGATAATCGCAGGACTATTGGCAGCTTTCACGCTGCTTGCAGCTTGTGGAAATAGCAAGGAAGCAGCCGGGAACGAGCCAACGGAGGCCCAAGCGCCAAGTGACCAGAACAACAGCACCGAAGCCAAGCCGGACGAAGGAAGCACAGAAGCCAAGACAGAACGCACATTGACAGACGCTATGGGCCATGAGGTGAAAATTCCGGCGGAGCCGAAACGAGTGATAGCTTCTTACTTGGAGGATAACCTCGTGGCATTGGGTATTACTCCGATTGCGCAGTGGTCGGTCAAAGGCGGAAGCGTCCAGGATTATCTGCAGGACTCATTGAAGGATGTGCCTACGATTGAGCATGATCTTCCCTTTGAAGCGGTAGCGAGCTTCCAGCCGGATCTATTGATCATGGACTCGGCTTCCATGGTAGAAGGCAACAAGTACAGCCAATACGAGAAGATTGCTCCAACCTATGTCATCGGCAATGAGGTCAATAACGATTGGCGCGAAGAGCTGAAGAAAGTGGGAGAAATCTTTGGCATGGAGGAGGAAGCGCAAGCGGCGCTCGATAAATACGAGCAGAAGGCAAAGGATGCCAAGGAGAAAATCCAGCAATCGATCGGCGGTGAATCTGCTGCAGCGATTTGGCTTGTCGGCGGTAAATTGTTCGTCGTTAGCGAGACGTTGTCCAGCGGAGCCGTTATGTACGGTGACTTGGGTCTCACGGTTCCGAGTGTGGTGAAGGAAATTTCGGCATCGGCTACGGGCAACTGGTCATCCATTTCCCTGGAAAAATTGGCGGAGCTCGACGCGGATCATCTGTTCTTCATTAATAGTGACGGCGAAGGGGCCGAAGTGCTTCAGGATCCGCTTTGGGCGAATATTCCGGCTGTTAAGAACGGCAACATCTATGAATATGGAAAAGATACGAGCTGGTTGTATACAGGCACGATTGCCAACAGCCAGATCATTGATAACGTGCTGGAGAGTTTGGTGAAATAA
- a CDS encoding effector binding domain-containing protein: protein MPKTERILKVMQRVYERQNFTVGELAEEFSVSYRTMLRYLHELSRLGVPLYANEGKNGGYSMLTSRQMREQPSQTNESIQRIIKPQTLIVGLEMKLPFTAYYMSQALKPKLWQELQDRMEEIPYIRKKTSSPSYIAAVLNRQQIYHYVAGVEVTTIRDTPKRMVSLTLPTQEYAMYTHEGHADREDTDQSYAYVIQQLKQRSLTPNPTLYSLELRTSIHASKAQIYIPLIE, encoded by the coding sequence ATGCCCAAAACCGAACGGATCCTTAAGGTCATGCAGCGGGTGTATGAACGGCAAAACTTCACCGTCGGCGAGTTAGCCGAAGAATTCTCGGTTTCGTACCGTACGATGCTCCGCTATCTTCACGAGCTGTCTCGTCTAGGTGTTCCTTTATACGCTAATGAGGGGAAAAACGGCGGTTATTCCATGCTGACATCGCGGCAAATGCGAGAACAACCTTCGCAGACGAATGAATCCATTCAGCGGATCATCAAACCGCAGACCCTGATCGTCGGCCTGGAGATGAAGCTTCCTTTCACGGCTTATTATATGTCTCAAGCCCTCAAGCCAAAACTCTGGCAGGAACTCCAGGACCGCATGGAGGAAATTCCATATATCCGGAAGAAAACATCGAGTCCCTCATATATTGCAGCTGTTTTGAACCGGCAGCAGATCTATCATTATGTAGCCGGAGTCGAGGTAACCACGATTCGTGATACGCCAAAGCGGATGGTGAGTTTAACCCTGCCGACACAGGAATATGCCATGTATACCCATGAAGGGCATGCCGACCGGGAGGATACCGACCAATCCTATGCCTATGTTATCCAGCAGTTGAAACAACGGAGCCTTACGCCAAACCCGACGCTCTACAGCTTGGAACTGAGAACCTCGATACATGCCTCTAAAGCCCAAATCTATATCCCTTTAATTGAATAA